A single genomic interval of Microbulbifer variabilis harbors:
- a CDS encoding NADP-dependent oxidoreductase has translation MKALKITQYGDIDSSLAFQEANVPEPGASEVLIKINAASINPIDLMVMRGEMKALKKLNLPVGIGRDLSGEVVAVGSGVSQYQPGEEVFARVGEDHVGTLAQYLVVDATHLAKKPENLSHEEAASIPLVGLTSYQALIQVAGLKKGEKVLIHAGSGGIGSMAIQLAKAYGAYVITTTSSANVDWVRKLGADQVIDYKKENYLDLLSDIDVVYDTLGQQYTMDAFKVLKRGGRVVSIAGVLDPLTARELGINWFFRKLIGLKSRPVLKQAKDKNAFYRMVIMQANGDQLSELSALYRDKIISPVVDKVYPFSQSLAAFSYLNSKRAKGKVIISLNSGD, from the coding sequence ATGAAAGCACTCAAAATTACTCAGTATGGCGATATCGATAGCAGTCTGGCTTTCCAGGAGGCGAATGTACCCGAGCCAGGTGCGAGCGAGGTGTTGATCAAGATCAATGCCGCCAGCATCAACCCCATTGATCTAATGGTGATGCGCGGCGAGATGAAAGCGCTAAAGAAGCTCAACTTGCCGGTGGGAATTGGCCGGGATCTGAGTGGCGAGGTGGTCGCAGTGGGTAGTGGAGTCTCACAATATCAGCCCGGAGAGGAAGTGTTCGCCAGGGTGGGGGAGGATCACGTGGGCACCCTTGCCCAGTATCTGGTGGTGGATGCTACGCATCTGGCGAAGAAACCTGAAAACCTCTCCCATGAAGAAGCTGCAAGTATCCCTTTGGTGGGGCTGACCTCCTACCAGGCCTTGATCCAGGTTGCTGGTTTGAAGAAGGGAGAGAAAGTATTGATCCATGCGGGTTCCGGTGGCATCGGCTCTATGGCGATTCAGCTTGCCAAGGCCTACGGCGCTTATGTGATTACTACAACCAGTAGTGCCAATGTGGACTGGGTGCGTAAACTCGGTGCGGACCAAGTGATCGATTATAAGAAAGAAAACTATCTGGATTTATTGTCTGATATTGATGTGGTGTATGACACCCTAGGCCAACAATACACAATGGATGCTTTTAAAGTATTGAAAAGAGGCGGCAGAGTAGTATCTATTGCTGGGGTGCTGGACCCGTTGACGGCGAGGGAGTTGGGTATCAACTGGTTTTTCCGTAAGCTAATCGGGCTTAAGTCTCGCCCGGTATTGAAACAGGCGAAAGACAAGAATGCGTTTTACCGTATGGTCATTATGCAGGCGAATGGGGATCAGCTCAGTGAGCTAAGCGCCTTATACAGGGACAAAATCATTTCTCCCGTCGTTGATAAAGTTTATCCATTCAGCCAGAGTCTGGCGGCTTTCTCTTACCTGAATAGCAAGCGAGCAAAGGGTAAAGTGATCATTTCATTGAACAGCGGCGATTAA